The Halomonas sp. HAL1 genome segment GCGTGAAGTAGCGCATGGGCAACGTTGGCGCGGGAGATTTGATTGTCGCCTGCTTCCTCCAGTGAACTGGCGAACCGCTGACTGGCGGTTTCGTCGGTCAAACGCCCCGGCTTGAGAATGACGTAGGGAAGACCGCTGTTGCGCAGGTGGGCATCAGCAGCAAATTTCGCGGCCATGTAGGGGCGCATTTTTTCGGGCGCCTCTAGTGGTTTTTCTGCACGCATGGCGCTAATCATGATGTAGCGGGAGAGACCTTTTTCCTTGGCGATATCGGCGGTGCGTATGGCACCGTAAAGATCAATCATCAGCGTTTTGTCTGGCCCGGTGTAAGGCCCTGAACCCGCCGTAAAGACCACTTGGTCGCAGCCGTCAAAAGCGTGCTCAAATTCGCCTTCTAAATCAGCCACCACGGTATCAATGCCGTGCTCTTTGAACCAGGCTGCCTGCTCGTCACTGCGGATCATCGCCTTGATGGGCGTGCCCGCTTTTTGGGCCAGTTCGCAAAACTGTTTGCCAATCTGTCCGTTCGCGCCAATCACTAACGTTGTCATAACGGCTCCATGTGAATTAGTTACTTATTAGTAAGTGCAGGCATCTAGGCGTAATTCAACCTACTGCTGATTAATTCTCCCCTGCACCGGCACTTTAACAAGGACTAGTGGCCTCTCTAACGGCTTTTTAAACCGGCAGCGAGACGCCGACAGAATGGCTTAAGCGTGAACTTGAAGTGGTAAAGCTATAATGAATCAGTGAGCGCTTTGCGCCTAGTCGTTACCAGGAGAAGCCCTATGACTGAGGCAGAACGGAGTGCCGGTGTTGATGTGAGTAACGATGCTCATACCCGAGCACGTTATATATCGCAAATTCAGCGTATTTCTTCGACTGCTAAAGCAGACATCTCAGCAGGCAGAGCCAGTTATCTTGAAGCAGCAGAGTACTGCCATGCAATGCGCAACCAAGTCATGGAGGAGTATAGGAAACTGACAAGCGAGCAGGGGCTGGCGAGAGCAGAGCAGATAAAAAAAACACCACCTAGTCTTGCTGCTCTTTTCGAGCGATACGCGCAGCAACTGTTTGACTGTCCGTATGAAAACCTCTCAGCTGAGCAGCAGCAACGCATACACCACGAGGTTATTGAAGCTTCTGGCCGCAGTAATGCTGAACTCTGACCCAAGCACTTCAGCATCGATAATTGCCAGCTCTTCGTTGCGAACGCTAAATTCGGCGCTCACGCATTCAAGCCACGACTCCAAACACACGACCGATGGCCGAGGTTAGCGCCATTGCGAGCGCGCCCCAGAACATCACTCGTGCTGCAGCTTTCAAGATAGGTGCACCGCCGACTCGAGCCGCAACAGCGCCCAACAAAGCCAGGAAAAGCAGTGAAAACAGTGCTACCAGAGGCGTCAATAATGTTGATGGTGCCCACCAGGCGACCAACAATGGCAAAAGCGCGCCCGCGGTAAAGGTCGCTGCTGATGAGAGAGCGGCCTGGAGGGGGCGAGCCTGACCAGTATCGGTGATACCAATCTCATCTCTTGCATGAGCGCCTAGAGCGTCGTTCGTCATTAATTGCTCTGCGACTTGACGTGCCAATTCAGGCTCTAAGCCACGAGTGACGTATATGTCGGCAAGTTCTTCCTGCTCAAGTTCGTAATGTTCCGCCAGTGCTTTACGCTCAATGTTGAGATCGGCGTGCTCGGTGTCGGATTGCGAGCTCACCGACACATACTCCCCAGCGGCCATCGACATAGCGCCAGCCACCAAGCCCGCAACGCCTGCCAGCATGATATCGCTCTGCGTTGTGCTTGCCGCTGCAACGCCGAGGATGAGGCTACTGGTGGACACAATGCCGTCATTGGCGCCGAGCACTGCAGCACGAAGCCAGCCTGAACGGTGAGACCGATGATGCTCTGTATGGATCATGGAATTAATACCATCCTAGGTGTGCCTAATCGCTGACGTTTAAATGCACTTAGCTCCTTCTGAGCCTAGCAGGTATTGGACATTGGCGTTGGGCACTTGTTGTCTAACCACTCGGCAATTCATAAAATGCCTCGCCGTTCTTGAAGAGTGCTTTGTTATGAAGATTAATGTGGTCGGCACGAGTGGCAGTGGCAAGAGCACACTTGCAAAGCAGCTTGCAGACGTATTGAACACCCCATGCATTCAGCTTGATCAATTATTCTGGCGTGCTAATTGGCAAGGCTCTCCAGACGACGTATTTTTCGCCAAACTGGAAGAAGCCTTGGTTGCCTCATCTGAAGGCTGGGTACTGGATGGTAACTTTAACCGAACACGCCCTATCAAGTGGCACGATGTCGATATGGTGGTGTGGATCGACTACCCTTTTTGGCGGGTATTTACCCAAGCCATCTTTCGAGCTACCAAACGCATCATCAGCCAAGACGAGCTTTGGCCCGGCACCGGCAATCGTGAATCTCTCCGCAAAACTTTTTTAAGCCGCGAGTCTGTGTTGCTATGGTCTCTCAAGACTTGGCGACAGAATCGGCAACGTTATTTTGCCGATATGATTGATCCGCGCTATGCGCATATTCAGTTTGTCCGGCTGACTTCTAGGAAAGAGGCAAAGTCATTGGTAAAGCGCCTATCTAGGTTGGATTAGGCGACGTTGAATGCCTGTTTGGCTTTCATTATGCAATCCCTGTAGGGTTATTAACCAGGCATTCAACGAAAGGAATTCCCATGCAACGCCGTTTACTGGTTACATCAATAACCCTGGGCCTTTTCGGTGGTGCTGCCACCTCGGCGCTGGCGGAGTCCACGCCGCTGGAAAAGCAGCTCAAAGAGCTTGAGTCATTTCAGGTCATTGCTCACCGAGGCGCCAGCGGCCATGCACCGGAAAGCACAATGGCAGCCTATGAGTTGGCCCACGAATGGGACGTCGATTACTTGGAACTCGACGCTCAAATCACTTCGGACGGCGAGGTGGTGGTGTTTCATGATGACACCATCGATCGCACCAGTGACGGCGAAGGCGAGATCAATGATTACACGCTGGAAGAACTGAAAGCACTGGATACCGGCACGTGGTTCAACGAGCAAAACCCTGACAGTGCCGACACAGCCTTTGAAGGCGCTCTAATACTTACTTTGGATGAGTTATTGGAGCACTTTGGGCACGATGCACGCTACTACATAGAAACCAAGTCGCCGCAGTTGAACCCTGGCCTGGAAGAAGCGTTGGTAGCGCTGCTGGAAGAGCATGACTTGATCGAGAGTGGTCGGGTCCTGGTCCAGTCTTTCGAGCAAGATAGCCTGCTGAAAGTGCACGAATTAAACGAGAACATCCCGCTCATTCAACTGGTCTGGTATTACCCCAGCGAAGAGGAGGATGGGCGATTGGTGGAGTGGACGGACGTGACACCGGGGCCAGAAGAGATCACCGATGAGGACTTCCAGGCAGTGGCGGATTATGCGGTCGGTTTGGGCACCAATTTCATTTACGAAGGCGAGGAAGTGATTGACGCCGACTTCATCCGTCAGGCGAACGACAACGGCCTACCGGTCCATGTCTACACCATCAATGAAGCTGATGAAATGGAGCGTTTGATGGAAATGGGCGTCAACGGTCTTTTCACCAACTATCCTGATCGTCTGCTCGAACTCGTAGAGTAAGACCGCCTATAAACACTCAGCACGCCCAGCCTTGGCTGGGCGTTTTTGGTGAATCGCTTTACGCTCTGAAGTCAGCGGCCAGGTCGAGCTGCGCCACTACCTGCTCCACTCGTTTACGGTCATCCCCTTGTAGTGCTTTAAGTGGTTGAGGCAAGCAGGGTTGGCTGACCTTGCCGGTTAACTCTGCAATGGTGGCGGCTACCCGCAAGCTGCCACCATATTCACGATAAAGCGCCCATAACGGCTCAAGCGCACTGGAAAGCGCATTGGCCTGCTGGGTATCTCCCGCTTGGGCAGCCCGAGTCAGCGCCAGTGCTGTGCGGGGATAGAGCCCGCCGATAACGGAGTACCACGCATCGCAGCCGGCGTTTAGCCCTGTAGCGGCGGCCGGGTCGCCGCTGATGCCTATGGTGACCTCTGAAGGAATGAGCGCACGCAGCCGCACCACACGCTCGCGCGCTTTCTCGATATCATTCACTACTGGCGAGATCTTGATAGAGCGCACCTGTGGCAATTGAGCAATACGCCCGTGCAGCTCATCGCTGAAATCAAAATGGGTGGTGCCGGGATTGTCATACACGCATAGCGGAACGCTCAATGAACGGCTGACGGTGGCATAGAGGTCGTACACTTCATCGTCGGTCAGCTTTTGATAGGACACCGGTGCCAATAATAGCCCACTGGCACCGGCTTGCTGGGCACGTTCCGCATTAGCCAGCACATCGCGGGTACGTAATGCACCTATGCCTACGACTACAGGCACAGTCCCGGCGTTTTCGACACTAAGACTGGCCACACGGGCGCGCTCTGCAACGCTTAAATAGGCGTAGTTGCCGGTCGATCCCAGCACGCCAATGGAGTCCACACCAGCTGCGGCCAAGTGTTCCACTAAGTGAATAAACTCACGCTCTTGAATGCCGTGCTCGTTCATGGGAGTTAGCGGGAATGCACTCAGGCCGGTGAACATGGCGGATGATCCTTTTAGGATGGCAGAGGAAGATTTTCAAACGAACTTAATGCAATGAGTATCGCACAGACGCTTAGCCATTAAGTACAAGCTCTCATCAGCGACGGGAAGTATAAGCCAATCAAAATGGACAAAGTTGAATGGAAAAAAATCAAAAAACAACCGCCACCAAGAGCCCTCGCTCTTCTTTAACATAGCTACCTGTTATTTTTTTTGAATTGATGTAGTGTTTGTGTCCGTGCCGTATCGATACGGCACAGTTTTTTTGGTGCTTATCCCTTAGTTAAACAAAGGGCACTGAATATAAAAAACAACACCGATAGACCGCGAGGGAGAACACGTCATTAACTCATACACCGATAAAGTCCAAGATAGAACTGCATCGTGCATGAACCTGGCGTTCATCAATCAACCAGTAAGATACCGCCCATGCCTTCACCTGTCTTGAGCGGTTCTCTCATGCGATTGGCGTTACTGGCAATGGTCACCCTCATGTTGCTGGTGATGCTCACTTTCACATGCACAAATGCCATCGCTAGAGAAGCCCCTCTTTTTTTAGTCGCCCATCCTGACGTCGCCACCCGCTGGTTGAATCGCGATACTACCCGCGCGATTTTTGCGATGCGTCAACGCACATGGCCGGATGGCCAAGCGGTCAGGGTCTACGTTTTAAATAATAGTGATTCCGTGCATGCTCGCTTCACCAAAGAGCAGTTAGCGGTATATCCGCACCAGCTTCAGTTAGCCTGGGATCGCATGGTCTTCTCGGGAACCGGCCAAGCCCCTGACCGCGTCGCTGACCAGGCAGAGATGCGCGAGCACGTTGCCACGACACCCGGCGCCATTGGCTACCTAGAAAGGGAGTATCTGGATGATAGTATCCAAGTTATCTCAATGGAGTGAATACCGTGCTGTTGCCGCTCTGTTAGGCGTTGTTATATTAGGAGCTTCTACCCAAGCCCGTAGCGATGAAAACGTTAGGGATACTCTGCAGATGCATGGCTTTCTTAGTCAGGCGTTAGTCGTTACTGATGATAACGACTTTTTTGGCCCCAGCAGCCAAGATGAAGGTAGTTTCGAGTTCACCGAAATCGGTCTCAACGTCTCATTACGCCCTCACCAGGATGTGTTACTGGCCGCACAAATGTTAAGCCGACGTGCAGGTGGCGATAGCAGCGACGCTTATCCAGAGCTTGACTATGGCCTGATTGATTACCAAATGGTTTCCGATCAGCAGCGCACCTTTGGTATTCAGCTAGGCAGGATTAAAAATCCGTTTGGGTTCTATAATCAAACACGCGATGTGGCGTTTACACGCCCTAGCATACTGTTACCTCAATCACTTTATTTTGACCGGACACGTTCATTGGCTCTAACAGGAGATGGACTAACGTTATATCTGGAAGAACGATTGGATAACGGCGTTATAAGAGGTCAGCTTGGTTTAGGAAAACCCCAGGCAGACAAAGACTTAAATCAGACGCTTCAGTTGCATCGTATACGGGGCTCTTTCGATCCGCAGCAATCTGCTATTGCACAAGTACGCTATGAGCATGACGCAGGACGTATCGTTGCGGCTCTCAACCATGCCAATGTCAGATCCCAAATAGATACCTATTCCCCCAACGTGAGTGATGGAGATTTTTATTTCAGGCCCTGGGTTTTTTCGTTGCAGTATAATCAAGAACTCTGGAGCGTAACGGCCGAGTATGCACTGCGCCGCTCAGGGTTAAAAAATTTCAATCAACCGGCTTTAAATTTCGATACGACCGGTGAAAGTTGGTATGTGCAGTATACACGGCGCTTTTATAACGATTGGCAGTGGCTAATCCGTTACGACAGCTTAGTCAGTAACCGTGATGATGCTTCTGGAAAAGCCTTTGAAGCTAGTGGCCTGGGGCCTGCTCACGCTCAGTTTGCAGATGATTTAACCTTTGGCTTGCAGTGGACACCGCATCCTCAGGTAATGCTGGCAGGCGAATACCATCATGTGGATGGTACTGGCTGGCTGCCTGCTCAGGACAACCCGGATTCATCAGCAACCAGCCGACGCTGGAACATGTGGCTGTTCCAGTTATCGCTGCGTTTCTGATCTATTACTCGATCCTGGCTAGGATACTACTGCGATGAAGATACCCGCCCTTTTTCAAATCCCACAGCGCCTTAGCCTGACTTGGCGTGTTATCGCATTGAGTAGCCTACTGCTTTTAGCATTAGTTAGCCTATTTACTTGGTTGGGTCACGAAAATCTCACCCGCCAGTTTCAGGAAAGCCGAAGCCAACACCATGAACGTCAACAGCGTGAAATTCATTTAGCGTTAACGCGTTCCTCCGAGAATTTACGTCAATTAGCCGGATTGACCGCTGCTTCAGCAAGTTTAGGCTCACCTTTACAAGCAGGAAATACCATTGATGTGGAGCAAGCGCTGGATTCCCAGTGGCCTGCACTCCAGCTTGAGGCGGGAATCGATGAGATTCTAATCGTTAATTCACGTGGTCAAGTCTTGGGGAAATGGGGCTCCGGCAATGCAGAAGCACAGCTACCCATACTCAGTTGGGCGCAACGAGTCATGAATACAGAACGGCCACTAACCACGCTTCGCTGTGCCGTTAGCTGCCAACAATTTGCTGCAGTGCCGGTATTGGTAGAGGGAGAAAGTGTCGGTATGGTCGTGCTATCCCGCTCATTAGCGGATGTCACTCGACAGGCGAAGGAAGTCTCTGGCAGCGAAGTCGCTTTACTGGTCACAGGCGCGGCTGAAGACAGTAATGTAACCGTCCCACGACAACTGAA includes the following:
- a CDS encoding SDR family oxidoreductase — its product is MTTLVIGANGQIGKQFCELAQKAGTPIKAMIRSDEQAAWFKEHGIDTVVADLEGEFEHAFDGCDQVVFTAGSGPYTGPDKTLMIDLYGAIRTADIAKEKGLSRYIMISAMRAEKPLEAPEKMRPYMAAKFAADAHLRNSGLPYVILKPGRLTDETASQRFASSLEEAGDNQISRANVAHALLHAVQKPDLVNQEYLLLDGKRSIGEIIQ
- a CDS encoding VIT family protein translates to MIHTEHHRSHRSGWLRAAVLGANDGIVSTSSLILGVAAASTTQSDIMLAGVAGLVAGAMSMAAGEYVSVSSQSDTEHADLNIERKALAEHYELEQEELADIYVTRGLEPELARQVAEQLMTNDALGAHARDEIGITDTGQARPLQAALSSAATFTAGALLPLLVAWWAPSTLLTPLVALFSLLFLALLGAVAARVGGAPILKAAARVMFWGALAMALTSAIGRVFGVVA
- a CDS encoding shikimate kinase, producing MKINVVGTSGSGKSTLAKQLADVLNTPCIQLDQLFWRANWQGSPDDVFFAKLEEALVASSEGWVLDGNFNRTRPIKWHDVDMVVWIDYPFWRVFTQAIFRATKRIISQDELWPGTGNRESLRKTFLSRESVLLWSLKTWRQNRQRYFADMIDPRYAHIQFVRLTSRKEAKSLVKRLSRLD
- a CDS encoding glycerophosphodiester phosphodiesterase family protein, translated to MQRRLLVTSITLGLFGGAATSALAESTPLEKQLKELESFQVIAHRGASGHAPESTMAAYELAHEWDVDYLELDAQITSDGEVVVFHDDTIDRTSDGEGEINDYTLEELKALDTGTWFNEQNPDSADTAFEGALILTLDELLEHFGHDARYYIETKSPQLNPGLEEALVALLEEHDLIESGRVLVQSFEQDSLLKVHELNENIPLIQLVWYYPSEEEDGRLVEWTDVTPGPEEITDEDFQAVADYAVGLGTNFIYEGEEVIDADFIRQANDNGLPVHVYTINEADEMERLMEMGVNGLFTNYPDRLLELVE
- a CDS encoding dihydrodipicolinate synthase family protein → MFTGLSAFPLTPMNEHGIQEREFIHLVEHLAAAGVDSIGVLGSTGNYAYLSVAERARVASLSVENAGTVPVVVGIGALRTRDVLANAERAQQAGASGLLLAPVSYQKLTDDEVYDLYATVSRSLSVPLCVYDNPGTTHFDFSDELHGRIAQLPQVRSIKISPVVNDIEKARERVVRLRALIPSEVTIGISGDPAAATGLNAGCDAWYSVIGGLYPRTALALTRAAQAGDTQQANALSSALEPLWALYREYGGSLRVAATIAELTGKVSQPCLPQPLKALQGDDRKRVEQVVAQLDLAADFRA